The genome window atgtatatgtaaaacgtttatacatacatataaatttatttcaaaataatagtTTTAAAAGTCGTTTTGTGTTGACATATTTAAAggtagttttattatttaatatatttatatatttttatataattatcttgttttattaatataatgaatattcattaaaaaatgaaatcttttgctatttttatattttattcttgttaattaaatcctttaacggaAAATTTTGGTAAAATTTTGTTCCCATATCTTTTGTCTAATGAATCcataaatttgatataattgtGACATTGATAATCATCCAAAACCTATATAAATAACGtagatattatacaatatgttggcattatatttaatatgtgtTATGATACATACCATATGTTCTGGCCACAGTTTTCCATTCGTTGTGCTTTCCATTATTGAAAATTGACAATGATATAAAAGTGatacacaataatatattatataatcagGCGAAAACAAAACACAAATTGCGAAAAAATGCATAATTTGGGGCAATGGAAGTATACCCCAAAAACATTGAGATAccattaaattacatattaaagaCCAATCCACTCCAGAAGCATTCtgcattgaaatataaattaatatataataatctgTGATGGAAGGCaaataagaatgaaatttatttttcaatatatacCTTAAGTGCAAATTTGATATGTGGAAGTTCATTACTAACAATACTTTCtaatatttgcataaatgtATATTGTGTGGCACattcttctttaatatttttatccacAACTTTCCCCAAATTACACCATAAAAACGGAATTACTGGGAATTGAATTAATTGACTAATAAATGTTTTGCATCTGCAATTATCATATGCtattatatcataatataatataggtCAATGATGTGAAATAGTTGTCTTATGTGCATTATCATTGCAATGATGACCAAGTTTTCAACCTGAGACCTACCAATGATGATACATTGACTAGCTAGAGTTACCCCATAATCTTTTCTCAAAAAAGTAGTAGCAATTTCAATATTACTTTGTTCAGAAAGTTTCTGATCTATTTATTAAGATACTACAGCATTTAGAAATTGCTACCAGGGGTATATTCGCGGTCAACTGAGGTATATGTGTATGAAGTACaatagtagaaaataaaacaattatttaataattataaaatgtttgtgttttttatataaaattatattatgcaaaaatttaatttccactGGTAATTTTGTGTGTACCTGTCAACATCTCCTTTACAAATAATGAATACTGTTGATAAAAACCAATCAAATCCATCAAATTTTGCTGGTCtttcatattgtataaatgcataacacgcatttataaattcttgtaatttttctttcatttcaacTGTATTTTTCAAAACATCATTTTGTTCTGCATAATACAGAACTAAATCAATTCCGTGTATTTCTTCTGAAAACCAACAATCTATGTTTGATGATATGTTTTCCTTCCACTGAAAGATTTCTCCCCATTCTGAAGTAGGAATTGCTTTCTGCATCTGATCAACTAGTTGAATTAATACTGTATtctagtaaataaaaaatttatcttataaaaatataacaagatAAACTTAACAAACTGAACCCAATAAAAGTAGAAAACCTGTATTTACCTTTATTGGATCTTGCGATGCTATATACGCTTCTCTAATTTGTTGGACCCAATTATTATCTAATAATCCAGATCTATTTTCTCTAAGTAAACTTTCTAATTCTGTGCCATATTCAGTTTCTGAGAATGAATTTTCTTTGATTAATTCCAATGGAAGTAACTTtggtaaattatattcttctgGTTCTGAAGCTTCTTCATCTTtacttttaacaaaatatgttttagatataattttatgttgtATTAAAGTATAATCATCAATGTATTTTGTATTCAGTTTTTCGCTTAttacttctgtattaaaattttgaaatcctAACAAGATATTCTGGAAAgatttatatcataaaaatataaaaaagaagagatcAAAATATCTTAGTCTTATAGCATGTAGATGTATTACCTGAAAATTCAGTAATTCTAATagatataaacaaatattcaaattccaaattacaatatttaatgataGAAGCCCTAAATAGTGATAATTTGATTCAGAATTTATTGCatcattaaataattctaataaattaagTGGATAATTGTGCTCTTCATTATTGTatgattcttttatatttgacataaatgcacaaaaacctataaaataaaagataaataatttatataaataaattaaaattaaattagtatGATATAgtgaaaaatttttatcattattcttACACTtaaaattaagagaaaaaatttttagtatatgtaaaaatttctGAATATTTTCATGATCCCATGGGTCATGAAAATAGTGTGGATCTTCTAGTATTTTACATGTTTCTGAGAGTAAGGTAGATAAAACATGGGGTGCAAGATTAGCAATTACATTATACCCCAAATGAAAAAAGGCAGCAGATGATACAAAGTTAACTACTTCAATTGATGTCCATGACATTCTTAAAGGTACAGTAGATCCTTCAATTAGTTCTTGAAATACTGATGATTCTTGAACAAGACTTTTCAATCCATATGGTATAGATACCATTTTAAGTAATAATGTATTAATTGcactataaataaaattttactttcttaatactatatttaactaataaaaatacatgacatatatatttaaattacctATTTATCTGTTGagctttattttcattttcaaaataagatttatgtaatttcttataaaaatatgatacagcaggataaaattctttttctactttatactgtattatttcatatgcATCAAATACATTAAATAACTTCTGTATTActtcaaataatttaacaagATATTCTACATTCATTATGGATAAAGGTTGCCGTAACATATTTGAtgctattattataataaacatagCTGGACATTTAGATATGTTACTTTCAAAATTTACTGTATGTTCTTTGCATTCTGAGATAAGAAATGTAGAACCATCTGCTGTGTCTAACATacatagaataatatt of Bombus fervidus isolate BK054 chromosome 1, iyBomFerv1, whole genome shotgun sequence contains these proteins:
- the LOC139986161 gene encoding protein broad-minded, giving the protein MEGDISPNLQKWIKRCLKKEFEANIQKSLREDVDNINIAQKIIRSKEMSILVNSIRTTIVEQSASRSTSTLLSDSRPQSSSSCISDQTSEDWNSPLNNDECYNVILDKINQNKPAHVRLAGYEILLKSELSNLNNNPIWDTLQKALLDGLIDESRSIFEASLQVHAKLLSCLQSYDVYTNLLNGFNAQYHSQKTFEILPTLISGINFKFFFHERIFRIIHLILRYHEEKLKSARNPDKTIEQLIEEFIIFLSTHEFGTATQTKTLNVLNIISVLEPRADWSRKWIVSLATRKIFLTAIGKSPNLLQQIMHYVQRGLEEPPHSIAVSIYDDPMEVIINGSTVETVTYLHCLCFVSQLCVYKAGRELLKENTFDIPFSVSGFLTASLRALNKLSIETLSSVYDVSCYALQFILDQPTILYDYEFYHIALCHLSSFSENNINIWPHTLNIILCMLDTADGSTFLISECKEHTVNFESNISKCPAMFIIIIASNMLRQPLSIMNVEYLVKLFEVIQKLFNVFDAYEIIQYKVEKEFYPAVSYFYKKLHKSYFENENKAQQINSAINTLLLKMVSIPYGLKSLVQESSVFQELIEGSTVPLRMSWTSIEVVNFVSSAAFFHLGYNVIANLAPHVLSTLLSETCKILEDPHYFHDPWDHENIQKFLHILKIFSLNFKCFCAFMSNIKESYNNEEHNYPLNLLELFNDAINSESNYHYLGLLSLNIVIWNLNICLYLLELLNFQNILLGFQNFNTEVISEKLNTKYIDDYTLIQHKIISKTYFVKSKDEEASEPEEYNLPKLLPLELIKENSFSETEYGTELESLLRENRSGLLDNNWVQQIREAYIASQDPIKNTVLIQLVDQMQKAIPTSEWGEIFQWKENISSNIDCWFSEEIHGIDLVLYYAEQNDVLKNTVEMKEKLQEFINACYAFIQYERPAKFDGFDWFLSTVFIICKGDVDRCKTFISQLIQFPVIPFLWCNLGKVVDKNIKEECATQYTFMQILESIVSNELPHIKFALKNASGVDWSLICNLMVSQCFWGILPLPQIMHFFAICVLFSPDYIIYYCVSLLYHCQFSIMESTTNGKLWPEHMVLDDYQCHNYIKFMDSLDKRYGNKILPKFSVKGFN